A DNA window from Buttiauxella agrestis contains the following coding sequences:
- the panC gene encoding pantoate--beta-alanine ligase codes for MLIIETIPLLRQQIRRWRQEGKRIALVPTMGNLHDGHMKLVDDAKSRADVVVTTIFVNPMQFDRPDDLTRYPRTLQEDCEKLNRRKVDLVFAPAPADIYPQGLDSQTFVEVPGLSTMLEGASRPGHFRGVSTIVSKLFNMVQPDIACFGEKDFQQVAVIRKMVADMGYDIEIIGVPTVRAKDGLALSSRNGYLTAEQRKIAPGLHKVMQSIADKLRAGERDTEEMLAIAATELNEKGFRSDDLQIRDADTLLELNVESKRAVVLMAAWLGQARLIDNIQVELAQ; via the coding sequence GTGTTGATTATCGAAACCATACCGCTGTTACGTCAGCAAATTCGCCGCTGGCGCCAGGAAGGCAAACGCATCGCGCTGGTGCCGACGATGGGCAACCTGCATGACGGCCATATGAAGCTGGTCGATGATGCCAAAAGCCGCGCCGATGTGGTGGTCACCACTATTTTTGTTAATCCAATGCAGTTTGACCGTCCGGATGATTTAACCCGCTACCCGCGCACCTTGCAGGAAGATTGCGAAAAGCTCAACCGTCGCAAAGTGGATTTGGTATTTGCACCTGCTCCTGCCGATATTTACCCGCAAGGCCTGGATTCTCAGACCTTTGTCGAAGTGCCAGGCCTCTCGACAATGCTTGAAGGCGCAAGTCGCCCTGGGCATTTCCGTGGCGTTTCGACCATCGTCAGCAAGCTGTTTAATATGGTGCAGCCTGACATCGCTTGCTTCGGCGAAAAAGACTTCCAGCAAGTCGCCGTGATCCGCAAAATGGTGGCGGACATGGGCTACGACATTGAAATCATCGGCGTGCCAACGGTGCGTGCAAAAGATGGCCTGGCGCTGAGTTCACGTAATGGTTATCTGACCGCCGAGCAGCGCAAAATCGCGCCGGGTTTGCACAAGGTGATGCAGTCAATTGCCGATAAACTGCGTGCCGGTGAGCGTGATACCGAAGAGATGCTGGCGATTGCCGCAACCGAGCTTAACGAAAAAGGTTTCCGCTCCGACGACCTGCAAATCCGCGATGCCGATACCCTGCTGGAGCTAAATGTTGAAAGCAAACGCGCTGTTGTTTTAATGGCCGCGTGGCTGGGTCAGGCGCGTTTGATTGATAATATTCAGGTCGAACTGGCGCAGTAG
- the panB gene encoding 3-methyl-2-oxobutanoate hydroxymethyltransferase, with protein MKPTTMSQLRQWKQAQRKFATITAYDFSFAKLFADEGIGVMLVGDSLGMTVQGHDSTLPVTVQDIAYHTRAVRRGAPNCLLLADLPFMSYATPEQTFANSAELMRAGANMVKLEGGRWLADTVKMLTERAVPVCGHLGLTPQSVNIFGGYKIQGRDEAAAQTLFDDAVALEAAGAQLLVLECVPVALAKRITDALTIPVIGIGAGNVTDGQILVMHDAFGITGGHIPKFAKNFLTGTGDMRAAVRQYISEVESGTYPGEEHSFH; from the coding sequence ATGAAACCAACCACCATGTCTCAGTTGCGCCAGTGGAAACAGGCTCAACGCAAATTCGCGACAATCACCGCCTACGATTTCAGCTTTGCAAAACTGTTTGCCGATGAAGGCATTGGCGTGATGCTGGTTGGCGATTCGTTAGGGATGACCGTTCAGGGCCACGACTCCACTCTGCCCGTCACCGTGCAGGATATTGCCTACCACACACGCGCCGTGCGCCGTGGTGCGCCAAATTGCCTGCTGCTGGCCGACCTGCCGTTTATGTCTTACGCCACGCCTGAACAAACCTTTGCCAACTCCGCCGAACTGATGCGCGCCGGTGCCAATATGGTCAAGCTTGAAGGCGGTCGTTGGCTGGCTGACACTGTCAAAATGCTGACCGAGCGTGCCGTTCCCGTTTGCGGGCATTTGGGTCTGACGCCGCAATCGGTCAACATTTTCGGTGGCTATAAAATTCAGGGACGTGATGAGGCTGCTGCGCAAACGCTGTTTGATGATGCCGTCGCTCTCGAAGCCGCAGGAGCACAACTGTTAGTGCTCGAGTGCGTGCCGGTTGCACTGGCGAAACGCATTACTGACGCGCTGACCATTCCGGTTATCGGCATCGGTGCAGGCAACGTCACTGACGGGCAGATTCTGGTGATGCATGATGCATTTGGCATTACCGGCGGCCATATTCCAAAGTTTGCGAAAAACTTCCTCACCGGAACCGGTGATATGCGCGCTGCGGTGCGACAGTACATTTCCGAAGTTGAGTCCGGCACCTATCCAGGTGAAGAACACAGTTTCCACTGA
- the panD gene encoding aspartate 1-decarboxylase, producing MIRTMLQGKLHRVKVTQADLHYEGSCAIDQDFLEAAGILEYEAIDIYNVTNGKRFSTYAIAGERGSKIISVNGAAAHCADVGDILIIATYVTMPDEQARSWQPKVAYFDGDNDMKRLAKAVPVQVA from the coding sequence ATGATACGCACCATGCTGCAAGGCAAACTTCACCGTGTCAAAGTGACGCAGGCGGATTTGCACTATGAAGGCTCCTGCGCCATCGATCAGGACTTCCTTGAGGCGGCAGGCATTCTGGAATATGAAGCCATTGATATTTATAACGTCACCAACGGTAAGCGTTTTTCAACTTACGCTATCGCTGGCGAACGTGGTTCTAAAATCATTTCGGTAAATGGCGCCGCGGCACACTGTGCTGATGTTGGTGACATTCTGATTATCGCCACTTACGTCACCATGCCGGATGAGCAAGCGCGTAGCTGGCAGCCAAAAGTGGCCTATTTCGATGGCGATAACGACATGAAACGCCTGGCGAAAGCCGTACCGGTTCAGGTGGCATAA
- the thpR gene encoding RNA 2',3'-cyclic phosphodiesterase: MAETRRLFFALELPKEVQQQIIHWRATQFPEDTGRPVAAENLHLTLAFLGDVSADKQKALSQLAGRIRQKGFTLAIDDAGQWLRSNVVWIGPRHAPLGLIQLANMLRSQAARNGCYQSPQPFHPHITLYRNTPRAVTIPPANFRWQFKVDEFALYESVFRQGRTRYQELQRWTLSNKEE, from the coding sequence ATGGCTGAGACTCGCCGTCTGTTTTTTGCCCTTGAGCTACCCAAAGAGGTGCAACAACAGATTATCCACTGGCGCGCCACACAGTTCCCTGAAGATACCGGACGCCCGGTGGCCGCCGAAAACTTGCATCTGACGCTGGCCTTTTTGGGTGATGTCAGTGCGGATAAACAAAAAGCGTTGAGCCAACTCGCCGGGCGCATTCGACAGAAAGGTTTTACCCTGGCGATAGACGATGCCGGGCAATGGCTGCGCTCGAACGTTGTGTGGATTGGCCCGCGTCACGCACCTTTAGGATTAATTCAACTGGCGAATATGTTACGTTCCCAGGCGGCGCGTAATGGCTGTTACCAAAGCCCGCAGCCGTTTCATCCGCATATCACGCTCTACCGCAACACGCCGCGAGCAGTCACCATCCCACCCGCTAATTTTCGCTGGCAGTTTAAGGTCGATGAATTTGCCCTGTATGAGTCTGTATTCAGACAGGGCCGCACTCGTTACCAGGAATTACAACGCTGGACACTAAGTAATAAGGAAGAGTGA
- the sfsA gene encoding DNA/RNA nuclease SfsA — protein MEFTPPLQQATLIKRYKRFLADVVTPSGEELTLHCPNTGAMTGCATPGDTVWYSTSDSPTRKYPHTWEITQTQNDEFICVNTLRANAVVKEALSTESIAELTGYTTIKSEVKYGAERSRIDFMLQADCKVNCYIEVKSVTLSQQGCGYFPDAVSLRGQKHLRELMSVVLQGEHAVLLFAVLHSAITQVSPARHIDAKYAQLLYEAQQCGVEIIAYKAELSARGLTLISPLPVCL, from the coding sequence ATGGAATTTACCCCGCCGTTGCAGCAGGCCACGCTGATCAAACGCTACAAACGTTTTCTGGCTGATGTGGTAACTCCGTCTGGTGAAGAATTGACGTTACATTGCCCAAACACAGGGGCAATGACCGGCTGTGCAACGCCCGGCGACACTGTTTGGTATTCCACGTCTGATAGCCCGACCCGCAAATATCCTCACACCTGGGAAATAACACAGACGCAAAACGACGAGTTTATTTGTGTGAATACGTTGCGCGCAAACGCCGTCGTGAAGGAGGCGCTAAGTACAGAAAGCATCGCGGAATTAACGGGTTACACCACCATCAAAAGCGAAGTGAAATACGGCGCTGAGCGCAGCCGCATTGATTTTATGTTACAAGCAGATTGCAAGGTTAACTGCTATATTGAAGTGAAATCAGTCACGTTATCACAACAAGGATGTGGCTATTTCCCAGACGCTGTCAGCCTCCGTGGCCAGAAGCATTTGCGGGAATTGATGAGCGTGGTTTTGCAGGGCGAACACGCAGTATTGCTGTTTGCAGTATTGCATTCTGCTATTACTCAAGTGTCCCCGGCACGCCACATCGACGCAAAATACGCGCAACTGTTATACGAGGCGCAACAGTGCGGAGTTGAAATAATTGCTTATAAGGCCGAACTTTCTGCCCGAGGGCTTACTCTAATTTCGCCGTTGCCTGTCTGTTTATAA
- a CDS encoding ABC transporter permease, whose product MMHLYWVALKSIWTKEIHRFTRIWIQTLVPPVITMTLYFIIFGNLIGSQIGSMHGFTYMQFIVPGLIMMAVITNSYANVASSFFSAKFQRNIEELLVAPVPTHIIIAGYVGGGVARGLCVGILVTAVSLFFVPFQVHSWLFVALTLLLTAILFSLAGLLNAVFAKTFDDISLIPTFVLTPLTYLGGVFYSLSLLPPFWKALSHLNPVVYMISGFRYGFLGINDVPLLFTVAVLVGFILAFYILCWYLIQRGRGLRS is encoded by the coding sequence ATGATGCATCTCTATTGGGTCGCGTTAAAAAGTATCTGGACCAAAGAAATTCACCGTTTCACGCGTATCTGGATTCAAACTTTGGTGCCGCCAGTCATCACCATGACGTTGTATTTTATTATCTTTGGTAATCTGATTGGCTCGCAGATCGGCTCCATGCATGGTTTCACCTACATGCAATTTATCGTGCCGGGTTTGATCATGATGGCGGTGATCACCAACTCTTATGCCAACGTGGCTTCTTCATTCTTTAGCGCCAAATTCCAGCGCAATATTGAAGAGTTGCTGGTGGCTCCGGTGCCAACCCACATTATCATCGCGGGCTATGTTGGCGGTGGCGTGGCGCGTGGCCTGTGTGTTGGCATTCTGGTGACGGCTGTTTCATTGTTCTTCGTGCCATTCCAGGTTCACTCGTGGCTGTTTGTCGCGTTGACGCTGTTACTGACCGCCATTTTGTTCTCGCTGGCCGGTTTGCTGAACGCTGTGTTTGCCAAAACCTTTGACGACATTAGCCTGATTCCCACCTTCGTGCTGACTCCGCTGACCTATTTAGGCGGCGTGTTCTACTCTCTTTCATTGTTGCCACCCTTCTGGAAAGCGCTGTCTCACCTTAACCCGGTGGTGTATATGATTAGCGGCTTCCGGTATGGTTTCCTCGGCATCAATGACGTGCCGCTGTTGTTTACCGTTGCAGTGCTGGTGGGCTTTATCCTGGCCTTCTACATTCTGTGCTGGTATCTGATTCAACGCGGTCGCGGCCTGCGCAGCTAA
- the pcnB gene encoding polynucleotide adenylyltransferase PcnB, with product MFTRVANFCRKVLNRDDVVVEENEDLPQITVIPRDQHALSRKDISENALKVLYRLNKAGYEAYLVGGGVRDLLLGKRPKDFDVTTSATPDQVRKLFRNCRLVGRRFRLAHVMFGPEIIEVATFRGHHEEQKSDKQTSQTGQNGMLLRDNIFGSIEEDAQRRDFTINSLYYSVADFSVRDYVGGLRDLRNGVIRLIGDPETRYREDPVRMLRAVRFAAKLNMTISPETGEPIPRLATLINDVPPARLFEESLKLLQAGHGYATYELLREYHLFQPLFPTITRYFTEQGDSPMELMIAQVLKNTDNRIHNDMRVNPAFLFSAIFWYPQLEMAQKLTQESGLAYMDAFALAMNEVLDEACRALAIPKRITTLVRDIWGLQLRLSRRQGKRAWKLMEHPKFRAAYDLLALRAEVENNSELQRLTKWWGEFQVAAPPAQKDMLDVLGDEPAARRRHRRPRKRAPRSGGSA from the coding sequence ATTTTTACCCGAGTCGCTAATTTTTGCCGCAAGGTGCTTAACCGCGATGACGTCGTGGTCGAGGAGAATGAAGATCTCCCGCAAATCACGGTAATTCCGCGTGACCAGCACGCTCTGTCCCGCAAAGATATCAGTGAAAATGCCCTCAAGGTGCTCTATCGTCTGAACAAAGCAGGCTATGAGGCTTACCTCGTGGGTGGCGGTGTTCGTGACCTTTTGCTTGGCAAACGCCCGAAAGACTTTGACGTCACCACCAGCGCAACACCGGATCAGGTTCGTAAACTGTTCCGCAACTGCCGCCTGGTTGGCCGCCGCTTCCGTCTGGCTCACGTCATGTTTGGGCCGGAAATCATTGAAGTCGCCACTTTCCGTGGGCATCACGAAGAGCAGAAGTCTGATAAGCAGACTTCCCAGACCGGCCAGAACGGTATGTTGCTGCGCGACAACATCTTTGGTTCTATCGAAGAAGATGCCCAGCGCCGTGATTTCACCATCAATAGCCTCTATTACAGCGTGGCTGATTTCTCAGTGCGTGATTATGTCGGTGGCCTGCGTGATTTACGCAACGGCGTTATCCGCTTAATTGGCGACCCTGAAACCCGCTATCGCGAAGACCCGGTGCGTATGCTGCGTGCTGTGCGTTTCGCCGCCAAGCTGAATATGACGATTAGCCCGGAAACCGGCGAGCCGATTCCGCGTTTAGCTACCCTGATTAATGACGTGCCCCCTGCCCGCTTGTTTGAAGAGTCCCTGAAACTTCTGCAAGCTGGCCACGGTTACGCGACCTACGAATTACTGCGTGAATATCACCTGTTCCAACCATTATTCCCGACTATCACCCGCTACTTTACCGAGCAAGGTGACAGCCCGATGGAGCTCATGATTGCTCAGGTGCTGAAGAACACCGATAACCGTATTCATAACGATATGCGCGTTAATCCGGCCTTCTTGTTCTCCGCAATCTTCTGGTATCCGCAGCTTGAGATGGCTCAGAAGCTGACTCAGGAAAGCGGCCTTGCTTATATGGACGCATTCGCACTGGCAATGAATGAAGTGCTGGATGAAGCCTGCCGTGCGCTGGCTATTCCTAAACGCATTACCACACTGGTGCGTGATATCTGGGGCTTGCAGCTTCGCCTGTCGCGCCGCCAGGGCAAACGCGCATGGAAACTGATGGAGCATCCTAAGTTCCGTGCGGCGTACGATTTGCTGGCACTGCGTGCCGAAGTGGAAAACAACAGCGAACTCCAACGCCTGACCAAATGGTGGGGTGAATTCCAGGTCGCAGCGCCCCCTGCGCAAAAAGATATGCTTGATGTGTTAGGGGATGAACCAGCGGCTCGCCGTCGCCATCGCCGGCCGCGTAAACGTGCACCGCGTAGCGGAGGAAGTGCATGA
- a CDS encoding PTS sugar transporter subunit IIA has protein sequence MLGWVIAGHDYYAQDMLDAIERRFGPQPQCCAVNYWKGLSTNMLSRMMCDALYNCDSGDGVIFLTDQTGAAPYRTAALMSHQHSHCEVISGVTLPTLFAMRAQRETLTSEQFRDRIVEQGGGDITSLWHQQQKNPPFVLLHQY, from the coding sequence ATGTTAGGTTGGGTTATTGCCGGTCATGACTATTATGCTCAGGATATGCTGGATGCAATCGAGCGACGTTTTGGCCCGCAGCCGCAATGCTGCGCGGTGAATTACTGGAAAGGGCTGAGCACCAATATGCTGAGCCGGATGATGTGCGATGCGTTGTATAACTGCGACTCCGGCGATGGCGTTATTTTTCTGACCGACCAAACCGGTGCGGCGCCATACCGTACTGCGGCGCTGATGAGCCACCAACATTCTCATTGCGAGGTGATTTCTGGCGTCACGCTTCCCACGTTATTTGCGATGCGCGCCCAGCGTGAAACGCTGACCAGCGAACAATTTCGCGACCGTATTGTTGAGCAGGGGGGCGGTGATATCACCAGCCTTTGGCATCAACAACAAAAGAATCCCCCGTTCGTCCTACTCCACCAATATTGA
- the dksA gene encoding RNA polymerase-binding protein DksA → MQEGQKRKTSSLSILAIAGVEPYQEKAGEEYMNEAQLSHFKLILEAWRSQLMDEVDRTVTHMQDEAANFPDPVDRAAQEEEFSLELRNRDRERKLIKKIEKTLKKVEDEDFGYCESCGVEIGIRRLEARPTADLCIDCKTLAEIREKQMAG, encoded by the coding sequence ATGCAAGAAGGGCAAAAGCGTAAAACATCGTCCCTGAGTATCCTCGCCATCGCTGGGGTGGAGCCATATCAGGAGAAAGCGGGCGAAGAGTATATGAACGAAGCCCAGCTGTCGCACTTCAAGCTAATTCTTGAAGCCTGGCGTAGCCAACTTATGGATGAAGTTGATCGCACGGTGACGCATATGCAAGACGAAGCAGCAAACTTCCCGGACCCGGTAGACCGTGCAGCCCAGGAAGAAGAGTTCAGCCTCGAACTGCGTAACCGTGACAGGGAACGTAAACTGATCAAGAAAATCGAGAAGACTCTCAAGAAAGTAGAAGACGAAGATTTCGGCTACTGCGAATCTTGTGGCGTTGAAATCGGCATCCGCCGCCTCGAAGCTCGCCCGACAGCTGATTTGTGCATTGATTGCAAAACGTTGGCAGAAATCCGCGAAAAACAAATGGCTGGCTAA
- the hrpB gene encoding ATP-dependent helicase HrpB, translating into MSSLPVAAVLPDILNALQNAPQVLLSAPTGAGKSTWLPLQILQQENLGGRILLLEPRRLAARNVAQRLAELLGEKPGETVGYRMRAETCVGPNTQLEVVTEGILTRMIQHDPELTGVALVILDEFHERSLQADLALALLLDVQQGLRDDLKLLIMSATLDNSRLQQCLPQAPVISSEGRAFPVDRRYSPLSTHQRFDEAVAIAVANLLREESGSLLLFLPGVSEIQRVAQQLQERVASDVQLCPLYGALPLGEQRKAILPAQNGMRKVVLATNIAETSLTIEGIRLVVDCAQERVARFDVRTGLTRLITQRISQASMIQRAGRAGRLEPGICLHLISAEQAERASAQSEPEILQSDLSGLLLDLLQWGCSDLNQLTWLDTPPAANIAAARTLLRQLNALDEQNRLTSTGQKMASLGNDPRFAAMLVNAKTADEQATAARLTAILEEPPRGQDSDLRNVFSRRQENWQQRSGQLLKRLNSRGGEADFSLAAPLLAQAFPDRIARRRGLDGRYQLANGMGAMLNQDDPLTRYEWLLAPLLLQGSNTPDARILQAIPLDIDALAAQCPALLTQSDSVEWDETQGTLKAFRRMQIGKLVLKVQPLAKPSEDELHQAMLNGIRDKGLAVLNWSPQAQQFRTRLACAAKWLPELQWPEVSDNALLGELDRWLLPELHGVHSLRALKNIDVTRALQNLLDWNARVRLDSALPTHYTVPTGSQIAIRYDDENPPVLAVRMQEMFGEAQTPVIADGRVPLVLELLSPAQRPLQITRDLTAFWNGAYREVQKEMKGRYPKHVWPDSPADALPTRRTKKYQ; encoded by the coding sequence GTGTCGTCATTACCGGTTGCCGCAGTGCTACCCGATATTCTTAACGCCTTGCAAAACGCGCCGCAGGTTTTACTGAGCGCGCCAACGGGTGCCGGTAAATCAACCTGGTTGCCGTTGCAGATTTTACAGCAGGAAAACTTAGGTGGACGCATTTTACTGCTGGAACCTCGTCGCCTGGCGGCACGTAATGTTGCACAGCGTCTGGCAGAATTATTGGGTGAAAAGCCCGGTGAAACAGTCGGCTACCGGATGCGTGCCGAAACCTGTGTAGGGCCAAATACGCAGCTTGAAGTCGTGACCGAAGGTATTTTGACGCGCATGATTCAGCACGATCCTGAACTCACCGGGGTGGCGCTGGTTATCCTCGATGAATTCCACGAACGCAGTCTGCAAGCCGATCTGGCGCTGGCGCTGTTACTCGACGTGCAACAAGGGTTACGTGACGATCTTAAACTCCTGATTATGTCCGCAACGCTTGATAACTCACGCTTGCAGCAATGTTTACCTCAAGCGCCGGTTATCAGTTCTGAAGGACGGGCATTTCCGGTAGATCGTCGCTACAGCCCGCTTTCGACTCACCAACGTTTTGATGAAGCCGTCGCCATTGCGGTGGCGAATTTGCTGCGTGAAGAGTCAGGCTCGTTGTTGCTGTTTTTGCCCGGTGTGAGTGAAATTCAGCGTGTCGCGCAGCAACTGCAAGAGCGCGTCGCAAGCGATGTTCAGCTTTGTCCGTTATATGGTGCATTGCCTTTGGGCGAGCAGCGCAAAGCGATTTTGCCTGCGCAGAACGGCATGCGCAAAGTGGTACTGGCGACCAATATCGCCGAAACCAGTCTGACCATCGAAGGCATTCGTCTGGTCGTGGACTGCGCGCAAGAGCGCGTTGCCCGTTTTGATGTGCGCACCGGGTTAACGCGCCTTATCACTCAGCGTATTAGCCAGGCGTCGATGATTCAGCGTGCTGGGCGAGCAGGGCGTCTGGAGCCTGGGATTTGTTTACATCTTATCAGCGCCGAGCAGGCTGAGCGTGCGAGCGCTCAAAGCGAGCCGGAAATCCTGCAAAGTGACCTCTCCGGTTTGCTGCTCGATTTACTGCAATGGGGCTGCTCAGACCTGAATCAACTGACCTGGCTTGATACGCCGCCTGCCGCCAATATTGCGGCTGCGCGCACTTTATTACGCCAGCTCAACGCGCTTGATGAGCAAAACCGACTTACGTCTACAGGCCAGAAAATGGCGAGTCTCGGTAATGACCCGCGTTTCGCCGCCATGTTAGTCAATGCGAAAACGGCAGATGAACAGGCGACGGCTGCCCGCCTGACGGCGATTCTTGAAGAGCCACCGCGAGGCCAGGACAGCGATTTGCGGAACGTGTTTAGCCGTCGTCAGGAAAACTGGCAGCAGCGCAGCGGGCAATTATTAAAAAGGTTGAACAGCCGTGGCGGCGAAGCCGATTTTTCTCTTGCCGCACCGTTATTGGCGCAGGCCTTCCCCGACAGAATCGCTCGCCGTCGGGGCCTGGATGGCCGTTACCAGTTAGCCAACGGCATGGGGGCGATGCTCAACCAGGACGATCCGCTAACGCGTTATGAATGGCTGTTAGCGCCGCTATTGTTGCAGGGGAGCAATACGCCCGACGCCCGTATTTTGCAGGCCATTCCTCTGGACATCGACGCGCTTGCGGCGCAGTGTCCGGCGCTGCTAACCCAAAGCGACTCCGTGGAATGGGATGAAACGCAAGGCACGCTGAAAGCGTTTCGTCGCATGCAAATCGGTAAACTGGTGCTGAAAGTTCAGCCACTGGCAAAACCATCCGAAGACGAGCTGCATCAGGCGATGCTTAACGGCATTCGTGATAAGGGTCTGGCCGTTTTGAACTGGTCGCCTCAGGCGCAACAGTTCAGAACACGTCTGGCCTGTGCGGCAAAATGGCTGCCCGAACTGCAATGGCCTGAAGTTTCAGACAACGCCTTGCTGGGAGAGCTAGATCGCTGGTTATTACCTGAACTGCATGGTGTACACTCGCTGCGGGCATTAAAAAACATTGATGTCACACGTGCGTTACAGAACTTGCTCGACTGGAACGCGCGCGTACGTCTGGATAGTGCGCTGCCAACTCATTACACTGTGCCGACCGGAAGCCAGATAGCGATTCGCTATGACGATGAAAACCCGCCTGTTCTTGCGGTTCGTATGCAAGAAATGTTTGGCGAGGCACAAACACCGGTGATTGCCGATGGTCGTGTGCCGCTGGTTCTGGAACTGCTCTCCCCGGCGCAGCGCCCTTTGCAGATAACGCGTGATTTAACCGCATTCTGGAACGGTGCATACCGGGAAGTGCAAAAAGAGATGAAAGGACGTTATCCAAAGCACGTCTGGCCGGATTCGCCAGCAGATGCGCTGCCAACGCGGCGCACTAAAAAGTACCAATAA
- a CDS encoding polysaccharide deacetylase family protein: MLTRLLFSVLMLICGSSANASLLSSHHTPAQYMQTTEDADIWAQVGDKVISVGTIEEGQILAVVPIAADYYEFSFGFGTGFIDKTHLEPVSGKQRVEDRLGDLNKPLSNQNLVTFRDVTVYNAPDNGSAPFGTLADNLRYPIIAKLKDRLNQTWYQIRIGNRLGYVSSLDAQPDNGIPVLTYHHILRDEENTRFRHTSTTTSVVAFSNQMTWLRDTGYTTLTMYQLEGYVRNRMNLPARAVVITFDDGLKSVYRYAYPILKEYGFKATSFIISSRIKAHPQLWNPKSLQFMSLSELQGSQDVFDIQSHTHFLHRVDANRQPTLLRRTYRNILLDFEHSRRALAQFNPHVLYLSYPFGGYNDKAVQAANDAGFHMAVTTVRGKVKPGDNPFLLKRLYILRTDSLETMSRLISNQPQS; this comes from the coding sequence ATGCTAACTCGCCTTCTTTTTTCCGTGTTGATGCTCATTTGTGGCAGCAGTGCGAATGCCAGCCTGCTCAGCAGCCATCACACCCCCGCGCAATACATGCAGACCACCGAAGACGCCGATATCTGGGCGCAGGTTGGGGACAAAGTCATTTCTGTGGGCACAATTGAGGAAGGGCAAATACTGGCCGTCGTGCCAATTGCCGCGGATTATTATGAGTTTAGTTTCGGTTTTGGTACCGGTTTTATTGATAAAACCCACCTCGAGCCGGTGTCGGGGAAACAGCGCGTCGAAGACCGATTGGGTGATTTGAACAAGCCGCTCAGTAATCAGAATCTGGTCACTTTCCGCGATGTCACGGTATACAACGCACCCGACAACGGCAGCGCACCGTTTGGCACGCTGGCAGATAATTTGCGTTATCCGATCATTGCTAAACTGAAAGACCGTTTAAACCAGACCTGGTATCAAATTCGGATTGGCAACCGTCTTGGGTATGTCAGCAGCCTTGATGCGCAGCCCGATAACGGCATTCCGGTGCTGACCTATCACCACATCTTGCGCGATGAAGAGAACACCCGCTTCCGTCATACCTCAACCACTACCTCGGTTGTTGCATTTAGTAACCAAATGACCTGGCTGCGCGATACGGGTTACACCACACTCACGATGTACCAGCTTGAGGGCTATGTGCGTAACCGCATGAACCTGCCAGCGCGGGCGGTGGTGATTACGTTTGATGATGGCCTGAAATCGGTTTATCGCTACGCTTACCCAATTCTTAAAGAGTACGGTTTTAAAGCAACGTCCTTTATTATTTCGTCGCGCATAAAAGCGCACCCGCAACTCTGGAATCCAAAATCGCTGCAATTTATGAGTCTCTCGGAATTGCAGGGCAGTCAGGATGTGTTTGATATCCAGTCGCATACGCATTTTTTGCATCGCGTTGACGCCAACCGCCAGCCGACACTTTTACGCCGAACCTATCGCAATATTCTGCTCGATTTTGAGCATTCAAGACGCGCGCTGGCCCAGTTTAATCCGCATGTTTTATACCTGTCGTATCCGTTTGGCGGCTACAACGATAAAGCGGTACAAGCCGCGAATGATGCGGGGTTCCATATGGCGGTGACAACGGTGCGCGGGAAGGTGAAACCGGGAGATAATCCGTTTTTGCTAAAACGGCTTTATATTCTGCGTACTGATTCGCTGGAAACGATGTCGCGGCTTATCAGTAACCAGCCGCAGTCTTGA
- the folK gene encoding 2-amino-4-hydroxy-6-hydroxymethyldihydropteridine diphosphokinase, giving the protein MTLAFIALGSNQASPLEQVTHALDAIATIPQSRVVAISSFYRTPPLGPQDQPDYLNAAVALETELSAEDLLAHTQRIELEHGRVRKAERWGPRTLDLDIMLFGNLTIATPTLTVPHYDMKNRAFMLVPLLEIAPECAFPGGQRVADVLKHLSQDGISLW; this is encoded by the coding sequence ATGACACTGGCGTTTATCGCCCTTGGCAGCAACCAGGCGTCACCGCTTGAGCAAGTGACTCACGCGCTTGACGCCATTGCAACCATTCCGCAAAGCCGGGTGGTTGCTATTTCCTCTTTCTACCGCACCCCGCCACTCGGCCCGCAAGACCAACCTGATTACTTAAATGCTGCCGTCGCACTAGAAACTGAACTGTCTGCGGAAGACTTACTGGCTCATACTCAACGTATTGAGTTAGAGCATGGTCGTGTGCGCAAAGCAGAACGTTGGGGGCCGCGTACGCTCGATCTCGATATTATGCTGTTCGGTAATCTGACTATCGCCACACCTACGCTTACCGTGCCGCATTACGATATGAAAAACCGCGCATTTATGCTGGTTCCGCTGCTGGAAATTGCGCCTGAATGCGCGTTCCCTGGTGGACAACGCGTGGCTGACGTTTTAAAACACCTCTCCCAGGATGGGATTAGTTTGTGGTAA